In Variovorax paradoxus, a single genomic region encodes these proteins:
- a CDS encoding Fic family protein codes for MATHPTSVSRKATPAQRRLATALEALHVLQAQGHGVFNTSQFSRTDREALLAARYLQPVIQGWYMSASPSAKAGDTTPWIAGMKDFIAAYCNARFGADWCVSAEYSLKLHAGTTLLPQQVVIHSPLGKNGVLDLPNGFSLMDYQARDFPGPDRRDSVGNIRTMTLAQALLKAPENFFRASAQDAQVALLSISDASELSRLLAEGNHSTIAGRLAGAFRAVGRGAISDDILGFMRALGNQVTEFNPFEIPPRIVPGDRIESPYVSRLRLMWASMRDDVMGDFPQQEPGSPGDVDAFMQAVEDVYVTDAYHSLSIEGYRVTPELIRRVAGGDWNEDIHEQDRQSRDAMAAHGYWLAHNEVKVSIRKIFSGAIAGDVLKGDHGAWFRAMFAPSVTAGLLAATDLAGYRGHQVYIRNAQHVPPPREAVREMMPVLFELLRDERSAAVRAVLGHFMFVFIHPYMDGNGRLGRFIMNTMLASGGFPWTVLRLEDRDRYMAALNAASGQGDIKPFASFVAQSLDAARDAQADPLHDDGALEANIEEDDPQRPRG; via the coding sequence ATGGCAACCCATCCGACCTCGGTTTCGCGTAAAGCCACCCCTGCGCAGCGGCGGTTGGCCACGGCCCTGGAAGCGCTGCATGTGCTTCAGGCGCAGGGCCATGGCGTGTTCAACACGAGCCAGTTTTCCCGCACCGACCGCGAGGCGCTGCTCGCCGCGAGGTATCTCCAGCCGGTGATCCAGGGCTGGTACATGTCCGCCAGCCCTTCGGCCAAGGCCGGCGACACGACGCCCTGGATTGCTGGAATGAAGGACTTCATTGCCGCCTATTGCAACGCCAGGTTCGGCGCCGACTGGTGCGTATCGGCGGAGTACTCGCTGAAACTGCACGCCGGCACGACCTTGCTGCCCCAACAGGTTGTCATTCACTCGCCACTGGGCAAGAACGGCGTGTTGGACTTGCCGAACGGGTTCTCGCTGATGGACTATCAGGCGAGAGACTTTCCTGGGCCCGACCGACGCGACAGCGTCGGAAACATCCGCACGATGACGCTGGCCCAAGCTCTCTTGAAGGCGCCGGAGAACTTCTTCAGGGCTTCCGCCCAGGACGCGCAGGTCGCGCTGCTGTCCATCAGCGATGCATCGGAACTCAGCCGGCTGCTCGCCGAGGGCAACCACAGCACGATCGCCGGGCGGCTTGCCGGCGCGTTCCGGGCGGTGGGCCGAGGTGCGATCTCGGACGACATCCTGGGATTCATGCGCGCTTTGGGCAACCAGGTCACTGAATTCAATCCGTTCGAGATCCCGCCGAGGATTGTCCCGGGCGACCGCATCGAGTCTCCCTATGTCTCCAGACTGCGACTCATGTGGGCTTCGATGCGCGACGACGTGATGGGTGACTTCCCGCAGCAGGAGCCCGGGTCGCCGGGCGACGTCGACGCATTCATGCAGGCGGTCGAAGATGTCTATGTCACCGATGCCTACCATTCGCTGTCCATCGAAGGCTACAGAGTCACGCCGGAACTGATCCGTCGCGTGGCGGGCGGGGATTGGAACGAGGACATCCACGAGCAGGACCGGCAGTCCAGAGATGCGATGGCGGCGCACGGCTACTGGCTGGCGCACAACGAGGTCAAAGTGTCCATCCGGAAGATCTTCAGCGGCGCAATCGCCGGTGATGTCCTCAAGGGCGATCATGGCGCCTGGTTTCGCGCGATGTTCGCGCCCAGCGTTACCGCTGGGCTTCTGGCGGCGACGGACCTGGCGGGCTACCGCGGGCATCAGGTCTACATTCGCAACGCGCAACATGTGCCACCGCCGCGCGAAGCCGTGCGCGAGATGATGCCCGTGCTCTTCGAACTGCTGCGCGACGAACGCTCGGCCGCGGTGCGCGCGGTGCTGGGTCACTTCATGTTCGTCTTCATTCACCCGTACATGGACGGCAATGGCCGGCTCGGGCGCTTCATCATGAACACGATGCTGGCCTCGGGCGGCTTTCCCTGGACAGTACTGCGCCTCGAGGATCGCGATCGGTACATGGCGGCGCTGAATGCGGCAAGCGGCCAGGGTGACATCAAGCCGTTTGCGTCGTTCGTCGCCCAGAGTCTGGATGCGGCAAGGGACGCGCAGGCCGACCCGCTGCACGACGATGGCGCATTGGAGGCCAACATCGAAGAAGACGATCCGCAACGCCCGCGCGGTTGA
- a CDS encoding copper resistance protein B yields MNPLQLKLARSSVAVAIASFVLSFTVSAIAQSNASQRMDDMPGMGANMSGPKSKEDASNKAAPTTPPKERTKKKKPQSTAAPMDHGQMQGMPGMKGGSSDMKDMPGMKGGSSDMKDMPGMKGGSSDMKDMPGMKGGGSDMKDMPGMSMGSMPGMGPMQGGSPPPDARDPDAYANGMPKMPMSGMDMADDERYGRILVNELEYAKARDARGQNLNLEVWYGGDYNKLWIKAEGERRSGRLDAFRTEALWDHAIATFWSTQLGVRHDNGGGGRSRSWLAFGVQGLAPYWFETEATAYVGSGGALAARLELRYDLLLTQKWILQPKLETNFYSKNDPQRGIGSGLSDMELGVRLRYEVTRQFAPYIGVTWSKKFGNTAAYARQAGERVRDTQIVAGVRLWF; encoded by the coding sequence ATGAACCCGCTTCAGCTCAAACTCGCGCGCAGCAGCGTTGCAGTCGCAATCGCATCTTTTGTTCTCAGTTTCACTGTTTCTGCGATTGCCCAGAGCAATGCGTCCCAGCGCATGGACGACATGCCAGGGATGGGGGCGAACATGTCCGGTCCCAAGTCGAAGGAAGATGCATCCAACAAGGCTGCGCCGACGACACCGCCAAAAGAGCGAACCAAGAAGAAAAAGCCTCAATCCACCGCAGCGCCGATGGATCATGGACAGATGCAAGGAATGCCCGGGATGAAAGGCGGCAGCTCCGACATGAAGGACATGCCCGGGATGAAAGGCGGCAGCTCCGACATGAAGGACATGCCCGGGATGAAGGGCGGCAGCTCCGACATGAAGGACATGCCCGGGATGAAGGGCGGCGGCTCCGACATGAAGGACATGCCCGGAATGAGTATGGGGTCCATGCCTGGCATGGGTCCAATGCAAGGCGGCAGTCCCCCTCCCGACGCTCGCGATCCAGATGCTTATGCCAATGGAATGCCGAAGATGCCAATGTCCGGCATGGACATGGCGGACGACGAGCGCTACGGCAGGATCCTTGTCAACGAGTTGGAATACGCTAAGGCTAGAGATGCTCGTGGCCAAAACCTCAACCTCGAAGTCTGGTACGGGGGCGACTACAACAAGCTTTGGATCAAGGCCGAGGGCGAACGCCGCTCAGGCCGCCTGGACGCCTTTCGCACGGAGGCACTCTGGGACCATGCCATCGCCACGTTCTGGAGCACTCAGTTGGGTGTGCGGCACGACAACGGGGGTGGCGGTCGCTCGCGCAGTTGGCTGGCCTTCGGTGTGCAAGGCCTTGCTCCGTACTGGTTCGAAACAGAAGCGACGGCCTATGTGGGCTCAGGCGGTGCGCTCGCCGCGCGCCTGGAACTGCGCTACGACCTGCTCCTGACGCAGAAATGGATTCTGCAACCCAAGCTCGAGACTAACTTCTATAGCAAGAACGATCCGCAGCGCGGCATTGGCTCGGGTCTGTCCGACATGGAACTGGGCGTGCGTCTGCGCTACGAGGTGACACGACAGTTCGCTCCCTACATTGGCGTGACTTGGTCGAAGAAATTCGGGAACACCGCCGCTTATGCACGACAGGCTGGTGAACGCGTTCGAGACACGCAGATCGTAGCCGGCGTGAGATTGTGGTTCTGA
- a CDS encoding type II restriction endonuclease — translation MSIGLEVLIGHWKTDPLSTYNSWFLWEERLKNFRSIRRGLAQVVKDIDAGTFGSAFRGSSLETVVGSVAEQRQIFKGADHAFLWKPKLRIPDIYENAANQRAFARLLHACDCCDSAEEVVEAIRRIDAHRIKGLGPAVANLLYFVHPTIVMPFNTAIVKGYNAVMGSNVKLGKWDHYLSMREGCIRLNTQHRQQLSNDMGALAGLLFDVGSGRYTAPPRSDDVAAVKGWEADLEKVREESAAAHKRWAAERESDATHTEIQGWLRDLGKALGYGVWIASNDQGRAYAGGRLGDGCLTQLPAGAQPGLDSVRLIDVIWVEADGSKIAAAFEVEHSTSIYSGIVRMLDLALGTELGKGVSMFLVAPDARREDVRLQLRRPAFSRVAELGIRYLPYSELGTHREAIGRFGSGLKPLSEISYSL, via the coding sequence ATGTCCATCGGTCTTGAAGTTCTCATCGGTCACTGGAAGACCGATCCATTGAGCACCTACAACTCGTGGTTTCTGTGGGAAGAGAGGCTGAAAAACTTCCGATCCATCCGCCGCGGCTTGGCCCAGGTGGTCAAGGACATCGACGCCGGCACTTTCGGCAGCGCGTTTCGCGGCTCCTCGCTCGAAACAGTCGTGGGTTCTGTGGCGGAGCAGCGCCAGATCTTCAAGGGCGCCGACCACGCGTTTCTCTGGAAGCCGAAGTTGCGCATCCCCGACATTTACGAGAACGCCGCCAATCAGCGTGCCTTCGCCCGGCTGCTGCATGCGTGCGACTGCTGCGACAGCGCCGAGGAAGTGGTCGAGGCCATCCGCCGCATCGACGCGCATCGGATCAAGGGCCTGGGGCCCGCTGTGGCGAACCTGCTGTACTTCGTTCATCCAACGATCGTGATGCCGTTCAACACGGCGATCGTGAAAGGCTACAACGCCGTTATGGGCAGCAACGTCAAGCTCGGCAAGTGGGACCACTACCTTTCCATGCGCGAGGGCTGCATCCGGCTGAACACACAGCACCGTCAACAGCTGTCCAACGACATGGGAGCACTGGCCGGGTTGCTCTTCGATGTCGGCTCGGGCCGGTACACGGCGCCGCCGCGTAGCGACGACGTCGCGGCCGTTAAGGGCTGGGAGGCCGACCTCGAGAAGGTGCGTGAGGAATCGGCCGCTGCCCACAAGCGCTGGGCTGCAGAGCGCGAGAGCGACGCGACCCATACCGAGATCCAGGGATGGCTGCGAGACCTGGGCAAGGCACTCGGCTACGGCGTCTGGATCGCCTCCAACGATCAGGGCCGAGCCTATGCGGGCGGGCGGCTCGGTGACGGTTGCCTGACGCAGCTGCCTGCGGGCGCCCAGCCCGGCCTGGACTCGGTGCGCCTGATCGATGTGATCTGGGTGGAGGCCGACGGCTCGAAGATTGCAGCGGCTTTCGAGGTGGAGCACTCGACCTCCATCTACTCAGGCATCGTGCGGATGCTGGACCTCGCGCTGGGCACCGAACTGGGCAAGGGCGTCTCGATGTTCCTGGTAGCGCCCGATGCACGCCGCGAGGATGTCCGGCTGCAGCTGCGCCGCCCGGCGTTTTCGCGCGTCGCCGAGCTCGGCATCCGTTATCTGCCCTACAGCGAACTGGGGACGCATCGCGAAGCGATCGGACGGTTCGGCTCGGGCTTGAAGCCGCTGAGCGAGATCTCCTATTCGTTGTGA
- a CDS encoding c-type cytochrome has protein sequence MSKLIPTMLAGAAAAILVASAGLAGFWWTGGYNVAADEAHSRPVASALTSMRERSISARAQGIPVPDLDAPQMVAAGARQYAQMCVQCHLAPGKDDSDLRKGLNPQPPNLHMHGAHDPARAFWVIKHGVKMTGMPAWGYTHDDETLWSMVAFLQRLPKLSPTEFEQLTRQSPSTHQEAQ, from the coding sequence ATGTCGAAACTGATCCCAACGATGCTTGCCGGGGCGGCGGCCGCGATCCTAGTCGCGTCTGCGGGCCTTGCCGGCTTTTGGTGGACGGGTGGATACAACGTCGCAGCGGACGAAGCGCACTCCCGGCCTGTCGCCTCTGCCCTGACTTCGATGCGCGAGCGCTCGATCTCTGCGCGTGCGCAAGGAATCCCTGTGCCCGACCTCGACGCTCCGCAGATGGTTGCGGCGGGCGCGAGGCAGTACGCACAGATGTGCGTTCAATGCCACCTGGCCCCTGGCAAGGACGACTCCGATCTGCGCAAGGGGTTGAACCCGCAGCCGCCCAATCTTCACATGCATGGGGCTCATGACCCCGCGAGAGCATTCTGGGTAATTAAGCACGGCGTCAAGATGACCGGCATGCCGGCTTGGGGGTACACCCACGACGATGAGACTTTGTGGTCGATGGTGGCCTTCCTGCAGCGATTGCCAAAGCTTTCGCCGACAGAGTTCGAACAGCTCACTCGGCAGTCGCCCAGCACTCATCAGGAAGCGCAATGA
- a CDS encoding four-helix bundle copper-binding protein, with amino-acid sequence MSHESYTACIEACNGCATACNHCASACLKEDNVKMMERCIALDIDCAAACQFAAAAMARGSEHAKAICALCADICDACGAECEKHQMAHCKACAKTCKECAAACRAMAH; translated from the coding sequence ATGTCACATGAGAGCTATACCGCATGCATCGAAGCCTGCAACGGCTGCGCCACTGCCTGCAATCATTGCGCGTCCGCGTGCCTGAAAGAAGACAACGTCAAGATGATGGAAAGGTGCATCGCCCTTGACATCGATTGCGCCGCCGCCTGCCAGTTTGCTGCGGCCGCAATGGCCCGCGGCAGTGAACATGCCAAGGCCATATGTGCACTGTGCGCGGACATCTGCGACGCATGCGGTGCAGAGTGCGAGAAGCACCAGATGGCTCACTGCAAGGCGTGCGCCAAGACCTGCAAGGAATGCGCCGCCGCATGCCGGGCCATGGCGCATTGA